Proteins from a single region of Cydia pomonella isolate Wapato2018A chromosome 13, ilCydPomo1, whole genome shotgun sequence:
- the LOC133524149 gene encoding alpha-1,3-mannosyl-glycoprotein 2-beta-N-acetylglucosaminyltransferase-like, which produces MPRNSRKLNSVYLILMLVLLYFILLNRRKKYDIRNDVLPVLVMACNRPYLKRCLESLVRYRPDNNSYPIIVSQDCRHEETRQIIQSFAYVDPTISFVEQPDQSDIPGHHVVAHLKGYYKIARHYRFALNHVFRTLQHKAVIIVEDDLEISPDFYEYFRGTYPLLYQDPTIWCVSAWNDNCKKELVEMTEKELLHRTDFFPGLGWMLLSKTWEELEPNWPETYFDDWLRDPAISRGRVCIRPEISRTFNFGRKSAKMFGLMDDLRHGVPRTGLRGVVQCFIKGRRVFLVPKTKSIVQI; this is translated from the exons ATGCCTCGAAATTCGCGAAAATTGAACTCTGTGTATTTAATATTGATGCTAGTGTTactgtattttatacttttaaacagaagaaaaaaatatgatattagaaACGATGTTCTACCAGTCTTGGTGATGGCATGCAATAGACCGTACTTAAAGCGATGCCTGGAGAGCCTGGTCAGATATAGGCCAGACAATAACAGTTATCCTATAATTGTGAGTCAAGACTGTCGCCACGAAGAAACGCGCCAAATAATACAATCTTTTGCATACGTAGATCCTACTATTTCGTTCGTTGAGCAGCCAGATCAATCGGACATTCCTGGACATCATGTCGTGGCTCACTTAAAGGGTTATTACAAGATTGCTCGACATTACAGGTTTGCGCTTAACCACGTCTTCAGAACACTACAGCATAAGGCTGTCATAATTGTAGAAGATGACTTGGAAATTTCACCTGACTTCTATGAGTATTTTCGCGGCACTTATCCGCTATTGTACCAAGATCCCACGATCTGGTGCGTGTCAGCATGGAACGATAATTGCAAGAAGGAACTAGTGGAGATGACGGAAAAGGAGCTGCTACATCGGACGGACTTCTTTCCAGGTTTGGGCTGGATGTTGTTATCTAAAACATGGGAAGAGCTAGAACCGAATTGGCCGGAAACATACTTCGATGACTGGCTACGCGATCCAGCAATCTCCCGTGGCCGCGTTTGCATCAGACCAGAAATATCCAGGACTTTTAATTTCGGAAG GAAATCAGCGAAGATGTTTGGCTTGATGGATGATCTGAGACACGGTGTACCACGTACGGGGCTACGTGGAGTTGTGCAATGCTTTATTAAAGGCCGTCGCGTGTTCCTCGTTCCTAAAACAAAAAGTATTGTTCAAATCTAA
- the LOC133524148 gene encoding mediator of RNA polymerase II transcription subunit 1 codes for MKMTDIKPQIMAPVNGLVDKSKELQKEILMEKLRSKTSQYKNLSETSKAVRMALLDKRWAVDTQDRMILQKCLDSLQHCIKISSLQSLIERLECLSRQLGLKLVVGTSGVNMFISSDMFYLEILVESSGSVKDVKIHHEGKIEQQSCEELVACISRGDFADFTAQLEGLTAVYQLNAEKKVKCKAFSALQSLEEDLCTLRQLQSVNKDPWAQVHKSPTGFLQKRRGGHAMRLTYFVSPYELLDKDKGLQPLTVELLSMGKPSASSGLASLVAPSHTPIGHSATVLLEGSTANKLQLAPIITNGRGGKGVVGTNAYGAMYAQLVPQNSAMLPACFTLKLSQPTPLCTGLAKLIHATTEVEIAGDWANPIPMLGLVAQQAYNKLTPGKTIELNLSKGLFVSLPEQTQCYFLCSGGALSGRVVRSVPFTHPSHVPTLLAALRQQALFNALVASCVRPQPRHAMDLENVVMFEVSALTWEHISVSLEHPLEESMATVELELSDAAAPRASVHTLGAPPREHVDEYVTRVLQKSHSIPITLRSLTKIWEREAATKHMNGGYSALDSNFSCGLGGIDPGGDVKHEPGNMSGRALFPSNVSHPHQGGAYLSEQQHHHLSMMCQDSGEKSQVDDRKSKKRKSDSDPWHTGPKKGKPGNMGELQDSDSESENSDVNEDDNTMNSNSTNDEQSSVSQNEFASDVEMSGIDATDTLATDTRQSSDMDNSNDGDVEDIMRNSFHKSEHKRQKLKKEENRSRSASSLLLDLTEGKSYMPSSVSITPIGAAPLPPVLCLERRPGIEIIPIAAAAPAALPSSITITPISNSQLKALDIRSEKKSSRSEERSKEKKKKRRRDDSMGPPEKVPPKQDPLTKPVSVSIKPTDGSPMRSTSPNSLLRKFSPSPTHGRSVSITKSPSPSTVKSMGKPSGTSSHHSSPRHSPVQNSPKHLSGYSSPKNHSISSPKHSSSGSGKPSMSALKSATSGSPSGKSGTTGYDLSKKISKDSYGSGSSTSRDKEKKHSGLSFSSSGRSSPKLKNPMKLKALEITPISCDTPVNEPLISPPNVEVNKSNAPSQARNRKGSLSAVIDKLKSAQHCGTEIELGGSKSSSSSSSSKFSESKNSSSSSSKISENKNQEYMVKPSLDGMKITINKTRTKDSSSSSSKLNYSSSSSSKQSSPQLTPPSQGSPKTHTGLKPGVMSGPASKKTQVMQSSKSGNVTPGSTPPKANTSPSESSSGSSGGVPKVPYSKSSSSTAGMNLSKSASKTSSGSPKSSSTDMAKIIRDREREKARTKLMSNSEKSIFSSKSERHSSPSGSRDDVDGDRFKTSAKESNFLVEGLIKPLDTSKFQIPKLKNQNTPDKNSPVSQYDSRSLVNDFARTLDQGKYPFPHYDNPNARTPETMQKSAYPLNVPKPLLNMGSLSPKTVTPGKIEPERPIEYSKVSESISKGESPQRSKDEKDYAGTFPLMPLDFKTEIAKGFAAPKGSEDRKGADSCMKPPASGAIARSGATTPQEAAEMLLDFSSSSGSKVSGLVAVRPVYPASPALLLAKSPAPSPLVAPSPHSNSPCITDDELMDEALVGPGK; via the exons ATGAAAATGACGGACATCAAGCCGCAGATAATGGCGCCAGTAAATGGCCTAGTGGACAAGTCAAAAGAATTGCAGAAGGAGATTTTGATGGAGAAACTTAGGTCAAAAACATCACAGTACAAAAATTTGTCAGAGACTTCCAAAGCTGTACGGATGGCATTGCTG gaCAAACGCTGGGCAGTAGATACTCAAGACCGAATGATCCTCCAAAAATGCCTGGATAGCCTGCAACACTGTATCAAAATCAGCTCTTTACAAAGTCTTATTGAGAGGCTAGAATGTCTATCAAGGCAACTAGG GTTAAAATTAGTTGTTGGCACGTCAGGTGTCAACATGTTTATATCTTcagatatgttttatttggaaataCTTGTGGAATCCTCAGGATCTGTTAAAGATGTTAAGATCCATCATGAAGGAAAG ATAGAGCAACAGAGCTGTGAAGAGCTGGTGGCATGCATATCTCGAGGGGACTTTGCTGATTTTACAGCTCAGTTGGAAGGCCTCACTGCAGTTTATCAACTAAATGCAGAGAAAAAG gTAAAATGCAAAGCATTTAGTGCGCTGCAGAGTTTAGAAGAAGACCTGTGCACCCTCCGACAACTGCAGAGTGTGAACAAGGACCCGTGGGCTCAGGTCCACAAGAGTCCCACAGGCTTTCTGCAAAAGCGGAGGGGAG GGCACGCCATGCGCCTAACATACTTTGTATCACCATACGAGCTACTCGACAAAGATAAGGGCCTGCAACCTCTCACCGTAGAGCTCCTTTCCATGGGCAAGCCATCTGCCTCGAGCGGTCTGGCGTCGCTAGTGGCGCCCTCTCACACACCTATAGGGCATTCGGCAACGGTACTGCTGGAGGGTTCGACGGCTAATAAGTTGCAGCTCGCACCTATCATTACCAATGGGAGAGGGGGGAAAGGAGTAGTAGG AACAAACGCATACGGCGCGATGTACGCGCAATTAGTGCCTCAGAACAGCGCGATGTTGCCAGCTTGCTTTACTCTCAAGCTGTCTCAGCCCACGCCGCTGTGCACTGGTTTAGCCAAGTTGATTCATGCCACAACCGAG GTGGAAATAGCGGGCGACTGGGCCAATCCGATACCAATGCTGGGCCTGGTGGCGCAGCAAGCGTACAACAAACTAACGCCAGGGAAAACCATCGAGCTTAACCTCAGCAAGGGACTTTTTGTG AGCCTCCCGGAGCAGACGCAGTGCTACTTCCTGTGCTCGGGCGGCGCGCTGTCGGGGCGCGTGGTGCGCAGCGTGCCGTTCACGCACCCGTCGCACGTGCCCAcgctgctggccgcgctgcgccAGCAGGCGCTCTTCAACGCGCTCGTGGCCAGCTGCGTGCGCCCGCAGCCCAGACACG CAATGGACCTAGAAAATGTAGTGATGTTCGAAGTGAGCGCGCTAACCTGGGAGCATATATCCGTCTCCCTCGAGCACCCGTTGGAAGAGAGCATGGCCACCGTGGAACTGGAGCTGTCAGACGCCGCGGCGCCGAGGGCCAGCGTACACACGCTAGGAGCCCCACCCAGGGAACACGTCGATGAATACGTCACGAGGGTGCTGCAGAAGAGTCACTCCATACCGATAACGTTGAG GTCACTGACGAAAATCTGGGAGCGTGAAGCTGCAACGAAACACATGAACGGAGGCTACTCTGCGTTGGATTCAAATTTTAGCTGCGGCCTGGGGGGCATCGACCCCGGGGGCGACGTCAAGCACGAACCGGGGAACATGTCCGGCCGCGCGCTCTTCCCCTCCAACGTCAGCCATCCGCACCAGGGAG GTGCATACCTCTCGGAACAACAACACCACCACCTCTCGATGATGTGTCAAGACTCCGGCGAAAAAAGCCAAGTGGACGATCGAAAATCGAAGAAGCGAAAATCCGACTCCGACCCCTGGCACACGGGGCCTAAGAAAGGCAAGCCGGGAAACATGGGAGAGTTACAAGACTCAGATAGCGAGAGTGAGAACTCCGATGTGAATGAGGATGATAACACGATGAACAGTAACTCAACGAATGATGAACAGTCGTCGGTGTCGCAGAATGAGTTCGCGTCTGATGTGGAGATGTCGGGGATAGACGCAACAGATACGCTCGCGACTGATACGAGGCAGTCGTCCGACATGGATAACTCGAATGATGGGGATGTGGAGGATATCATGAG GAATTCTTTTCACAAGTCTGAGCACAAACGGCAAAAGttgaaaaaagaagaaaatcgTAGCCGGAGCGCGTCGTCCCTGCTGCTGGACCTGACGGAGGGCAAGTCGTACATGCCGTCGTCCGTCAGCATCACGCCCATCGGAGCCGCGCCGCTGCCGCCCGTGCTGTGCCTGGAGCGCCGGCCCGGCATCGAGATCATCCCcatcgccgccgccgcgcccgccgcgctgcCCAGCTCCATCACCATCACGCCCATCTCCAACTCGCAGCTCAAGGCGCTCGACATACGCTCCGAGAAGAAATCCAGCAGGTCCGAGGAGCGCAGCaaggagaagaagaagaaacgtCGCAGGGACGACTCCATGGGCCCGCCGGAAAAAGTCCCTCCGAAACAGGACCCTTTAACCAAGCCGGTGTCGGTCAGCATCAAGCCCACCGACGGGTCCCCTATGCGCTCCACCTCCCCGAACTCGCTCTTGCGAAAATTTAGCCCGAGCCCCACCCACGGTAGATCGGTTTCGATAACTAAGTCGCCCAGTCCCAGCACGGTGAAGAGCATGGGCAAACCGTCCGGAACCTCGAGCCACCACAGCAGCCCGAGGCACTCGCCGGTGCAGAACAGCCCCAAACATCTCTCCGGGTATTCGAGTCCAAAAAACCACAGCATATCGTCCCCTAAGCACAGTTCGTCCGGCTCCGGCAAGCCCAGCATGTCCGCCCTGAAGTCCGCCACCAGCGGCTCGCCCTCCGGAAAATCCGGCACCACGGGTTACGATCTCTCTAAAAAGATATCCAAAGACAGCTACGGCTCCGGCTCCTCCACCTCCAGGGACAAAGAGAAGAAACATTCCGGCTTATCTTTTTCTAGCTCAGGTAGAAGTAgtcctaaattaaaaaatccgATGAAGCTTAAAGCTCTAGAGATAACCCCTATCTCCTGTGATACCCCAGTGAATGAGCCTCTCATTTCCCCACCGAACGTCGAGGTGAACAAGTCGAACGCGCCTAGCCAGGCGCGCAACAGGAAAGGCTCTCTCAGCGCTGTGATAGACAAATTAAAATCCGCCCAGCATTGCGGCACCGAGATCGAATTGGGCGGCAGCAAGTCCAGCTCCTCTAGTAGTTCTAGCAAATTCTCAGAATCAAAAAACAGTTCTAGTAGCAGTAGTAAAATCagtgaaaataaaaatcaggAGTACATGGTGAAGCCTAGTTTAGACGGTATGAAGATCACTATCAACAAGACGAGGACTAAAGACTCTTCCAGCAGTAgttctaaattaaattacagtagCTCGAGTTCCAGTAAACAGTCCTCGCCGCAACTCACGCCTCCGAGCCAGGGCTCTCCGAAAACACACACCGGGCTGAAACCTGGCGTCATGAGCGGTCCCGCGTCCAAGAAGACTCAAGTGATGCAATCCTCCAAGTCGGGCAACGTGACGCCCGGCTCCACCCCGCCCAAGGCCAACACGAGCCCCTCCGAGTCTTCCTCGGGCAGCTCCGGTGGCGTGCCCAAAGTGCCTTATTCAAAGTCATCCAGCTCCACTGCTGGTATGAATCTATCCAAGTCCGCTTCGAAAACCAGCTCCGGCTCTCCTAAAAGTAGTAGCACCGACATGGCAAAGATCATCAGAGACCGAGAGCGAGAAAAGGCGCGGACAAAACTGATGAGCAATTCCGAAAAATCCATCTTCTCATCCAAGTCTGAGCGCCACTCCAGCCCAAGCGGTTCAAGAGACGACGTTGACGGCGACAGGTTTAAAACTTCCGCTAAAGAATCCAACTTTCTAGTCGAAGGTCTAATCAAGCCCCTCGACACCAGTAAATTCCAAATACCCAAgttaaaaaatcaaaacactCCCGATAAGAACAGCCCCGTCTCCCAGTACGACAGTCGATCGCTGGTCAACGATTTTGCTCGTACTCTGGATCAGGGCAAATATCCGTTCCCCCACTACGACAATCCGAACGCTCGAACCCCCGAGACTATGCAAAAATCAGCATACCCATTAAACGTCCCTAAACCATTACTAAACATGGGTTCCTTGAGTCCGAAAACAGTCACGCCCGGTAAAATTGAACCCGAACGCCCCATAGAATACTCCAAGGTATCCGAGAGTATATCAAAAGGTGAGAGTCCACAACGCAGCAAAGACGAGAAAGACTACGCCGGAACATTTCCGCTTATGCCTTTAGACTTTAAAACAGAGATAGCTAAAGGATTCGCCGCGCCGAAGGGTTCGGAGGACAGGAAAGGTGCGGATTCGTGTATGAAGCCGCCGGCGAGCGGCGCCATCGCGCGGAGCGGGGCGACGACGCCACAAGAGGCAGCAGAGATGCTGCTGGACTTCTCGTCGTCGTCGGGCAGCAAGGTGTCGGGGCTGGTGGCGGTGCGGCCCGTGTACCCCGCGTCGCCGGCGCTGCTGCTGGCCAAGAGCCCCGCGCCGTCGCCGCTGGTGGCGCCCTCGCCGCACTCCAACTCGCCTTGCATCACCGACGACGAGCTCATGGATGAAGCCCTGGTCGGGCCCGGCAAGTAA